A single region of the Salicibibacter cibi genome encodes:
- the hutI gene encoding imidazolonepropionase, with protein MDKAIFISNAAQLITMANHTDQPAKKEAMSQLNLIENGSLLIEDGKIIEAGRDEDIRNKYKNRIQAADHLDASGKVVTPGLVDPHTHLVHAGTRENEYAMRLEGQSYMDIMNAGGGIHATTRATQQAGHEQLYAESRKRLDQFLIHGVTTVEAKSGYGLTLEHELKQLEVAHELQADHPVDIVSTFMGAHAIPMDEKDNPEPFVDRVIEEMIPVVAEKNLAEFNDVFCERGVFTPSQSRRILEAGKQYGLTPKIHADEIEPYEGSELAAEVGAISADHLLKASDKGIREMANADVVGVLLPGTAFFLMADFADARKMIDAGLAMALSTDANPGSSPTISLPFIMNLGCLKMGMTPEEVMTATTINAAHAIGRADEIGSLEPGKKGDLTIFDVPNHLTLSYKYGMNHVDTVVKDGHVRLAGGQLQ; from the coding sequence ATGGATAAAGCAATCTTTATTTCCAATGCAGCACAATTAATTACCATGGCCAATCATACAGATCAACCGGCAAAGAAAGAAGCTATGTCGCAACTCAACCTCATTGAAAACGGAAGTCTCCTCATTGAGGACGGAAAAATTATAGAAGCCGGACGTGACGAAGATATACGTAACAAGTATAAAAATCGCATTCAAGCAGCTGATCATTTAGATGCCAGCGGCAAAGTCGTTACTCCCGGTCTTGTTGATCCTCACACCCATCTTGTGCACGCGGGGACGAGGGAAAATGAATATGCGATGCGCCTTGAAGGTCAGAGTTACATGGACATCATGAATGCCGGAGGGGGCATTCATGCGACGACCCGTGCCACCCAACAAGCCGGCCACGAGCAGTTATATGCAGAATCTAGGAAAAGACTCGATCAATTCCTCATCCACGGAGTAACGACCGTGGAAGCAAAAAGCGGCTACGGTTTAACACTTGAGCACGAGTTGAAACAATTGGAAGTCGCTCATGAGCTGCAAGCGGACCACCCGGTGGACATTGTCTCTACGTTCATGGGTGCGCATGCTATCCCGATGGATGAGAAAGACAACCCTGAACCTTTTGTTGATCGTGTCATTGAAGAAATGATACCGGTCGTTGCTGAAAAAAATCTGGCGGAATTCAATGATGTATTTTGTGAACGAGGGGTTTTCACCCCAAGTCAATCAAGGAGAATTCTGGAAGCGGGCAAACAATACGGTTTAACGCCGAAAATCCATGCGGACGAAATTGAACCTTATGAAGGTTCGGAGCTCGCTGCAGAAGTAGGCGCTATCTCTGCCGATCATCTGCTAAAGGCTTCTGACAAAGGTATAAGGGAAATGGCGAATGCTGATGTCGTCGGTGTGTTACTTCCGGGAACCGCCTTTTTCCTCATGGCCGATTTCGCTGACGCGAGAAAAATGATCGATGCCGGTTTGGCCATGGCACTCTCCACCGATGCAAATCCAGGTTCATCACCGACCATTTCGCTGCCGTTTATCATGAACCTCGGTTGCCTGAAGATGGGGATGACTCCCGAAGAAGTGATGACTGCGACGACGATCAATGCTGCCCATGCCATTGGTCGTGCTGATGAGATCGGCAGTCTTGAACCGGGTAAAAAAGGGGACCTGACTATTTTTGATGTCCCGAACCATCTGACTTTATCGTACAAATATGGCATGAATCACGTGGACACAGTCGTAAAAGACGGCCATGTGCGTTTGGCAGGTGGACAGTTACAATGA
- a CDS encoding agmatinase family protein, producing MTLYPYPMLDKPNRIWSHQTDKTEDLKVHEWIENVGEAAPNWQDFDVTILGVPLSKSSISTSAASENPEMMREAWKSFGTYNLDEDIDLAQLKVIDLGNVKQHVTDIGYTHMKIQETMLAMRTHHPHTLPLSLGGDHSITAMLVEGWKEAHPNETIGILQLDTHFDLRDPNTLGPANGTPIRQLIESETIQGKYVHNIGLHGFFNAKELKAYADQAGIHYTTMKQARKQGMDHVINKALQQLANQVDTIYLTTDMDVLDIVHGPAAPAATPGGMYSEELFEAVQIAGEHPKVRAMDIVCLDPRKDIGDLSVKSAVHTMLSFLTGYCRR from the coding sequence ATGACGCTTTATCCTTATCCAATGCTCGACAAGCCAAATCGAATCTGGAGCCACCAAACAGATAAAACAGAAGATCTTAAAGTGCATGAATGGATTGAAAATGTCGGGGAGGCTGCACCGAATTGGCAAGACTTTGATGTTACCATCCTCGGCGTGCCTCTTTCTAAGTCTTCCATCAGCACTTCGGCGGCGAGTGAGAATCCGGAAATGATGCGCGAAGCATGGAAATCGTTTGGAACCTACAATTTGGATGAAGATATCGATTTGGCTCAGTTAAAAGTTATCGATCTTGGGAATGTGAAGCAACACGTGACCGATATTGGTTATACGCACATGAAGATCCAGGAGACGATGCTGGCGATGCGGACACATCATCCGCATACGCTTCCCCTTTCCCTTGGTGGAGATCACTCTATTACGGCGATGTTGGTGGAGGGGTGGAAGGAAGCTCATCCAAACGAAACGATTGGGATCCTTCAGCTTGATACCCATTTTGATTTAAGGGATCCCAATACGCTCGGCCCAGCCAATGGCACACCAATCCGCCAGTTGATAGAGAGTGAAACGATTCAAGGCAAATATGTCCACAATATCGGCTTGCATGGCTTTTTCAATGCAAAAGAGCTGAAAGCGTATGCCGACCAGGCAGGCATTCATTATACGACGATGAAGCAAGCTCGAAAACAGGGCATGGATCATGTGATCAATAAGGCCTTGCAGCAGTTGGCGAATCAAGTAGATACGATTTATCTCACCACGGACATGGATGTTCTCGATATCGTCCATGGGCCGGCTGCGCCGGCCGCAACCCCGGGCGGTATGTACTCGGAAGAATTGTTCGAAGCTGTACAAATCGCTGGCGAACACCCGAAAGTGAGGGCGATGGACATCGTCTGTCTTGATCCGAGGAAAGATATCGGTGATCTATCGGTCAAAAGCGCCGTGCACACGATGCTCTCTTTTTTGACGGGGTATTGTAGGCGATAG
- a CDS encoding BCCT family transporter, translating to MVEEKKIRWPVFLPIAFILVITALIAVFWPSSYYELQTTIVDFAFNNFGWLFNFTVLALIFISLFLGFSKYGNIKFGGSEAKPSITKWQWFAISLTAGIGTGIVFWGLAEPLTFFSEPPEVLGIQPGTEEAAVFSMASSMVHWTLAPYSLYVMAGIAVAYACYNMKLPYTINSTLYPLLGDRAFGHLGTFVNILCIFGIAGGMAAVLGEGVLQIGSGIDYLTGITAGPFMWSVLVVLITVTYVISSYSGLQKGIRFLSDQNTKIYLCILAFIIVVGPTSFIFNLGSQSTGYFLSNVLERLTWTSPMEGSEWPREWPLFHWSIFLAYAPIIGMFLARLAYGRTLRQFVIFNLLLPAGFGMLWFWVFGGAAIFYDWQGGNQLWNLIQNEESGLEISLFVFLEHLPWTGLISLIMLFCIFISFTTIADSITTTVSALTTTGNTFKNPEPLAKVKIFWGSLLGLLALLTITAGTGGGEITAVDANKQMATVAGFSILFFIILQVISTLKSIIRQADYDKTNYPESAYNNHSYENKGVNKESYSNTTISNDYGEKR from the coding sequence ATGGTTGAAGAAAAGAAGATTCGTTGGCCAGTTTTTTTGCCGATTGCATTTATATTGGTAATAACTGCATTGATTGCAGTATTCTGGCCTTCATCGTATTACGAACTGCAAACAACAATTGTGGATTTTGCCTTTAATAATTTTGGTTGGTTGTTTAATTTCACGGTATTGGCCCTCATTTTTATAAGTTTGTTCTTAGGGTTTTCAAAATATGGAAATATTAAGTTTGGCGGATCAGAAGCTAAACCTTCTATTACTAAATGGCAATGGTTTGCTATTTCTTTAACGGCAGGTATAGGCACGGGGATTGTTTTTTGGGGTTTGGCAGAGCCGCTAACATTTTTTAGTGAACCACCAGAAGTACTTGGCATTCAACCAGGAACGGAAGAAGCTGCTGTTTTTTCAATGGCTTCAAGTATGGTCCATTGGACACTAGCTCCCTATTCACTCTATGTGATGGCAGGTATAGCCGTTGCCTATGCATGTTACAATATGAAATTGCCTTATACAATAAATTCAACTCTCTATCCTCTTCTTGGAGACAGGGCATTTGGTCATTTAGGAACCTTTGTAAATATTCTTTGTATTTTTGGAATTGCAGGTGGCATGGCGGCTGTCCTAGGCGAAGGTGTGCTTCAGATAGGTAGTGGAATAGATTACTTGACCGGTATCACAGCAGGTCCATTTATGTGGTCGGTTTTGGTAGTCTTGATAACAGTCACTTATGTTATTTCCAGTTATAGTGGGCTACAAAAAGGAATTCGATTTTTGTCGGATCAAAATACTAAAATATATCTGTGTATATTGGCTTTTATTATTGTTGTCGGACCTACGTCGTTCATATTTAATTTAGGATCGCAAAGTACTGGATATTTTCTCAGCAATGTTTTGGAACGTTTAACATGGACAAGCCCCATGGAAGGTTCAGAGTGGCCGAGGGAGTGGCCGTTATTTCACTGGTCAATTTTTTTAGCTTATGCACCTATCATTGGTATGTTTTTGGCAAGATTAGCTTATGGCAGAACTTTACGCCAGTTCGTCATTTTTAACTTACTTTTGCCGGCTGGTTTTGGCATGTTATGGTTTTGGGTTTTTGGCGGAGCAGCAATATTTTATGACTGGCAAGGTGGTAATCAACTTTGGAATTTGATTCAGAATGAGGAAAGTGGTCTAGAGATTTCTTTGTTCGTTTTCTTAGAGCATCTTCCGTGGACAGGGTTAATAAGCTTAATTATGTTGTTTTGTATTTTTATCTCCTTTACAACTATAGCTGATTCCATCACAACTACAGTTTCTGCATTAACCACGACTGGAAACACTTTCAAAAATCCGGAACCCCTTGCCAAGGTAAAAATATTTTGGGGCTCACTTTTAGGTTTGTTGGCTTTGCTAACCATTACAGCAGGCACTGGTGGTGGCGAAATTACAGCGGTTGATGCAAATAAACAAATGGCGACCGTCGCAGGATTTTCGATTCTATTTTTTATCATCCTACAAGTGATTTCAACTTTAAAGAGTATTATTCGTCAAGCTGATTATGATAAGACTAATTATCCAGAAAGCGCATACAACAATCACTCTTATGAAAATAAGGGTGTCAACAAAGAATCCTACTCAAACACTACAATATCTAACGATTATGGAGAAAAAAGGTGA
- the hutH gene encoding histidine ammonia-lyase — MSERLPIEVTINDQNMTIEELVSIARYKNTLYLSEEVKKRLKDQRAILDKTLYEKDIPMYGINTGVGENSNTSISTPDLKKLQNNIIFSHACGMGEPLEDEIVRGIIVVMVKNLSLGYSGIRLETVEALITLLNHKITPIVPREGSLGYLSPQAHISLVLLGFGEAYIHNQRISGKKALNQANLKPLELHEKEGLSLINGTSDMTGIGALAIYDVINLIKTSDVVSMISFEALKSSYYAYDERLARVKSHQGQINTQKNIKSIINNSRLAEKNKSYRTQDALSIRAVPQVHGAGKDALRYCKNVIDIEMNAATDNPLIFFDEVDENAEMNVFSSANPVGENVAQALDFLTMAVAEIANISERRTFRLVSPQYSDLPNYLVKDNGLNSGLMIPQYVAASLVSDNKIYAHPSSVDSISTSGGQEDHASMGYSAALKLRKVIKNSEKVLGIEWLSSCQALEYLDPYQSGEGTYVAFALLRKDVSFLSEDRVLSPDMNRAEQLIHSEILVKNVEEKVGTLLVD, encoded by the coding sequence ATGAGTGAAAGACTTCCCATTGAAGTCACTATCAATGATCAGAATATGACTATAGAAGAACTGGTTAGCATCGCTAGATATAAAAATACATTGTATTTATCTGAAGAGGTGAAAAAAAGGCTTAAGGATCAACGCGCTATACTAGATAAAACTCTTTATGAAAAAGATATTCCTATGTATGGAATTAATACAGGCGTGGGGGAGAATAGCAACACTTCGATCTCCACACCTGATTTAAAAAAGTTACAAAACAATATAATCTTTAGTCATGCTTGTGGGATGGGCGAACCTTTGGAAGACGAAATTGTTAGGGGCATTATTGTTGTAATGGTAAAAAACCTATCGCTTGGCTATTCAGGAATCAGATTAGAAACAGTAGAAGCATTGATAACATTGCTGAATCATAAAATTACCCCTATAGTACCAAGGGAGGGGTCTCTTGGATATTTGTCTCCCCAAGCTCATATTAGTTTAGTTTTATTGGGTTTTGGTGAAGCTTATATTCATAATCAACGCATTTCTGGAAAAAAAGCATTAAATCAAGCTAACCTTAAACCGCTTGAATTACACGAGAAGGAAGGGCTTTCCTTGATCAACGGTACATCTGATATGACAGGTATTGGAGCTTTAGCTATTTATGATGTTATAAACCTTATAAAAACATCGGATGTTGTATCTATGATTAGTTTTGAAGCACTAAAAAGTAGTTATTATGCTTACGATGAACGCCTTGCTCGGGTGAAATCTCATCAAGGTCAAATCAACACCCAAAAAAATATCAAATCGATTATTAATAACAGTCGTCTTGCTGAAAAGAATAAAAGCTATCGAACGCAAGACGCATTAAGTATTAGAGCTGTACCTCAAGTTCATGGGGCAGGCAAGGACGCCCTTAGGTATTGTAAAAATGTTATAGACATTGAAATGAATGCAGCGACGGACAATCCATTGATTTTTTTTGATGAGGTTGATGAGAATGCCGAAATGAATGTGTTTTCGTCTGCAAATCCTGTCGGTGAAAACGTGGCACAGGCACTAGATTTTTTAACGATGGCTGTGGCTGAAATAGCAAATATATCTGAAAGACGAACATTTCGGTTAGTTTCACCGCAATACAGTGATTTACCGAATTATTTAGTAAAGGATAATGGGCTTAATTCGGGTCTGATGATTCCACAATATGTTGCTGCTTCTCTTGTATCAGATAATAAAATCTATGCACACCCTTCTTCAGTTGATTCGATCTCTACCTCAGGTGGTCAAGAGGACCATGCCAGTATGGGGTATTCGGCTGCGTTAAAGTTGAGAAAGGTGATAAAAAATAGTGAAAAGGTTTTGGGGATTGAATGGTTATCCAGCTGTCAAGCACTGGAATATTTAGATCCTTATCAGAGTGGAGAAGGAACTTACGTTGCTTTTGCTCTGTTAAGAAAAGATGTATCCTTTTTGTCGGAAGATAGGGTTTTATCTCCAGATATGAATAGAGCCGAGCAATTAATTCATTCTGAAATATTGGTAAAGAATGTTGAAGAAAAAGTCGGTACGTTGCTTGTGGATTAA
- the hutP gene encoding hut operon transcriptional regulator HutP, protein MALNQNFRIGRKALLLLLNEEDKKQHERLADAGWCYCTGKVGSMEAHKVVAAVETAAKNNQIINKELYREGHALYHAIIEALQGVTRGQVQIGSVLRTVGLSFSVVRGSPYENSAEGEWIAVSLYGTIGAPVKGAEHETIGLGINHI, encoded by the coding sequence ATGGCTTTAAACCAGAACTTTCGCATCGGGCGTAAAGCCCTTCTTTTACTCTTGAATGAGGAAGATAAGAAACAGCATGAACGTCTTGCCGATGCCGGTTGGTGTTATTGCACGGGGAAAGTCGGTTCCATGGAAGCGCATAAAGTTGTAGCGGCAGTGGAGACGGCTGCGAAAAATAATCAAATCATTAATAAAGAATTATACAGGGAAGGTCATGCCTTGTACCATGCGATTATCGAAGCGCTTCAGGGAGTAACGAGAGGGCAGGTACAAATAGGTTCAGTGTTGCGGACCGTGGGCTTAAGTTTTTCTGTCGTCAGAGGTTCGCCATATGAAAACAGCGCTGAAGGCGAATGGATCGCAGTTTCCCTTTATGGAACAATTGGCGCGCCAGTCAAAGGCGCCGAACACGAAACGATTGGTTTAGGTATCAACCATATATAA
- the hutH gene encoding histidine ammonia-lyase, translated as MLILDGESLNLEGMKKLLYEKERLTVSVHSLKKVEESRKAVEKIVAESKIVYGINTGFGKFSDVLIEKKDVETLQCNLIQSHACGVGEPFPEVVSRAMLILRTNALLKGYSGVRPLLIQKLVDLVNADIHPVVPQQGSLGASGDLAPLAHLALTLMGEGEVFYKKERVSAANALEQERITPISLTAKEGLALINGTQAMTAMGVVAHLEAENIAYHADLISAVTMEGLRGIIDAFDADIHLARGYQEQIDVAERIRHYLRDSRLTTKQGELRVQDAYSIRCIPQVHGATWQTLGYVKDKLEIEMNAATDNPLIFNEGEKVISGGNFHGQPIALAMDFLKVAIAEIANISERRVERLVNPQLNDDLPPFLSPSPGLESGAMIMQYTAASLVSENKTLAHPASVDSIPSSANQEDHVSMGTIASRHAYQIITNTRKVLAIEAICALEAAEYRGIQRMASSTHTFLKHVRDFIKPIMKDRIFSKDIQSMENWLKETSNHRNAVLLQ; from the coding sequence ATGTTAATCCTGGATGGAGAATCCTTGAACCTTGAGGGAATGAAGAAGCTTTTATATGAAAAAGAACGACTCACAGTTTCTGTCCACAGTCTTAAAAAGGTGGAAGAAAGCCGAAAAGCAGTTGAAAAAATCGTGGCCGAGAGTAAAATTGTATACGGGATTAATACTGGCTTTGGCAAGTTCAGTGATGTTTTGATCGAAAAAAAAGATGTCGAAACGTTACAATGTAATTTAATACAATCCCATGCTTGTGGGGTGGGTGAGCCCTTTCCGGAAGTTGTATCAAGGGCAATGCTCATTCTTAGGACGAACGCGTTGCTAAAGGGCTATTCAGGGGTTCGGCCGCTGCTAATTCAGAAACTGGTCGATTTGGTCAATGCTGATATTCATCCGGTCGTCCCGCAGCAAGGATCCTTAGGGGCAAGTGGTGACCTCGCGCCGCTCGCTCACTTGGCGTTAACGTTAATGGGGGAAGGAGAGGTTTTTTATAAAAAAGAAAGGGTCTCTGCGGCAAATGCCTTAGAGCAAGAAAGAATCACTCCAATCTCCTTAACAGCAAAAGAAGGATTGGCGCTTATCAATGGGACACAAGCGATGACGGCCATGGGGGTAGTTGCTCATCTTGAAGCAGAGAATATCGCTTATCATGCGGATTTAATCAGTGCAGTGACGATGGAAGGCCTGCGCGGGATTATAGACGCTTTTGATGCTGATATTCATCTTGCGCGTGGCTATCAGGAACAGATTGACGTCGCCGAACGAATCAGGCATTATTTGCGGGATAGCAGGTTGACGACGAAACAAGGGGAGTTGAGAGTCCAGGATGCGTACTCCATCCGTTGCATCCCGCAAGTGCATGGTGCGACATGGCAAACATTGGGCTATGTCAAAGACAAATTGGAAATTGAAATGAATGCAGCGACGGACAATCCACTTATCTTCAATGAAGGAGAAAAAGTCATATCCGGAGGAAATTTTCACGGGCAGCCGATCGCTCTGGCAATGGATTTCTTAAAAGTTGCGATTGCGGAAATCGCCAATATTTCGGAGAGAAGGGTAGAAAGGCTAGTGAATCCCCAACTCAACGACGACTTACCGCCTTTTTTAAGTCCGTCTCCGGGTCTGGAGTCCGGCGCTATGATTATGCAATATACGGCCGCATCGTTAGTTTCCGAAAACAAAACATTGGCGCACCCGGCGAGCGTCGACTCCATCCCTTCTTCAGCTAATCAGGAAGATCATGTAAGCATGGGAACGATCGCATCCAGACATGCATATCAGATCATTACCAACACAAGAAAGGTATTAGCTATTGAAGCGATTTGCGCGTTGGAAGCCGCTGAATACCGTGGTATTCAGCGAATGGCGTCGAGCACCCATACATTTTTAAAACACGTTCGCGACTTTATCAAGCCGATTATGAAAGATCGAATTTTTTCAAAAGATATTCAATCGATGGAGAATTGGTTAAAAGAAACGTCAAATCATCGGAACGCGGTATTACTGCAGTAA
- a CDS encoding Na+/H+ antiporter family protein, with protein MFNAVIISVLVLVVLSLLRVNVILSLIAAALVAGLVSGMSLVDTTELLVSGMGGQAETSLSYILLGVFAVMIGYSGITGFLVKNLIGLMKGKKALLLLTIAAVASLSQNVVPVHIAFIPILIPPLLQLFDKMKLNRRGVAVSLTFGLKAPYMMIPAGFGLIFHGVIVDGMNDNGMAIGYADIPLAMLIPGLGMVAGLLFAIFVTYRKDKEPKSADAFNQEIAAGANEDLIFTKFHLLTIIAIIVALVVQIVSDSLILGALSGIVLMFLFQVVSFRSGDEIVNEGIRMMGMIAFVMLIASGYATVLEDTGAIDRLVASTAEILGDNMFMGALLMLSVGMIVTLGIGTSFGTIPILATLFVPLSIAMGFSPLATAALIGTAGAIGDAGSPSSDSTLGPTAGLGADGNHNHIWDTCVPTFLHFNIPLFIFGLAAAMIL; from the coding sequence ATGTTTAATGCTGTTATAATTTCAGTTCTCGTCCTCGTCGTATTAAGTTTATTACGCGTCAACGTCATTCTTTCCCTTATTGCGGCTGCACTTGTTGCAGGTTTAGTTTCCGGAATGTCCTTGGTTGATACGACTGAATTGCTGGTGTCAGGGATGGGCGGTCAGGCTGAAACATCCTTGAGTTATATTTTGCTTGGGGTGTTTGCCGTCATGATCGGTTACTCGGGCATCACCGGTTTTTTAGTGAAAAATTTGATTGGATTGATGAAAGGAAAAAAGGCTCTTTTACTTTTAACAATCGCCGCTGTGGCATCGTTATCACAAAATGTGGTGCCCGTCCATATCGCGTTTATCCCGATTCTGATACCGCCTCTGTTGCAATTATTCGATAAGATGAAATTGAACCGACGAGGGGTGGCTGTCTCACTTACTTTTGGTTTGAAGGCACCATATATGATGATTCCTGCTGGCTTCGGGCTGATTTTTCACGGAGTAATCGTGGATGGAATGAATGATAATGGAATGGCCATCGGTTATGCAGATATTCCGTTAGCAATGTTAATCCCTGGCTTGGGGATGGTTGCTGGTTTATTATTCGCGATCTTCGTGACGTATCGCAAAGACAAAGAGCCTAAATCAGCAGATGCATTCAATCAAGAAATCGCGGCAGGAGCGAATGAAGATCTTATATTCACAAAATTTCATCTTTTAACGATCATAGCAATCATAGTCGCACTTGTTGTACAAATTGTCAGCGATTCCCTAATACTTGGAGCTCTATCTGGAATCGTTCTCATGTTCTTATTCCAGGTGGTTTCGTTTAGATCAGGGGATGAGATTGTCAATGAAGGGATTAGGATGATGGGTATGATTGCTTTTGTTATGTTAATCGCCTCGGGTTACGCCACCGTTTTAGAAGATACAGGAGCCATTGATCGCTTGGTCGCTTCGACAGCTGAGATACTCGGAGACAATATGTTCATGGGTGCACTATTAATGTTATCGGTAGGAATGATTGTGACACTAGGAATTGGAACGTCGTTTGGGACAATACCGATTCTGGCAACGTTATTTGTTCCTTTAAGCATAGCCATGGGTTTTTCGCCGTTAGCCACCGCTGCTTTAATTGGAACGGCAGGCGCGATCGGCGATGCCGGGTCGCCATCTTCGGACAGCACCCTCGGACCGACAGCCGGATTGGGTGCAGATGGCAACCACAACCATATTTGGGACACGTGTGTACCGACGTTTTTGCACTTTAATATCCCATTGTTTATCTTCGGTTTGGCAGCGGCAATGATCCTTTAA
- a CDS encoding hemerythrin domain-containing protein, giving the protein MKRAETEESTFTVEEIKQKLQRFWESGGNEHFRDEEELLLPAYARYVSLDEPEISEMLVEHVHIRALVQQVLETTGTDDGVEAMHRLGTILEQHIRKEERVIFPMMEKVLPEDVLERLHPRFHQVDPPS; this is encoded by the coding sequence TTGAAACGGGCGGAAACCGAGGAAAGTACGTTTACTGTTGAAGAAATCAAGCAAAAGCTGCAACGATTTTGGGAAAGTGGCGGGAACGAACATTTTCGCGATGAAGAAGAACTTTTACTCCCCGCGTATGCCAGGTATGTATCACTTGATGAGCCGGAAATTTCGGAAATGTTAGTTGAACACGTGCACATACGCGCATTGGTTCAACAGGTGCTGGAAACGACAGGTACAGATGATGGTGTAGAAGCGATGCATCGCCTGGGAACAATTTTGGAGCAACATATTCGTAAAGAAGAACGCGTGATTTTTCCGATGATGGAAAAAGTGTTGCCGGAAGACGTGTTAGAGCGTCTGCACCCTCGTTTCCATCAAGTAGATCCTCCCTCGTAA
- a CDS encoding acetyl-CoA hydrolase/transferase family protein: MTDSKKMSPEMFLNFVHNDDDVIVSMANGEPVELLNTLEEHAARFKDVRIHQMHAQKKRAYIENEYPGSLRHVAYFLSGASREAFNEGRCDLVPNHFHDVPRIMWERTNRQLVLVTASPMDEDGYFTFGTNADYVSALIGKAPFFLEINQQMPKTYGQNRIHVHDIEGYIEVDRPNHTIVPRAPSEKDEQMAAHIAELIPDGATLQVGIGGVPNAMIHFLKAKSDLGIHTEMLTDGIVDLVEAGAVSGARKANDPGKVVGTFALGTQRLYDFVHENETVKMMPVDYVNDPKVIGREQTMISINATTEVDFFGQCASETIKGRYYSSTGGQTDFAQGAAFSQFGRGFICLASTTRDEKISRIRPSLTPGSAVTTSKNDVHYIVTEYGAVNLRGKSISERTELLIGIAHPKFREELTREARALNII, encoded by the coding sequence ATGACCGATTCGAAAAAAATGAGTCCCGAAATGTTCCTAAACTTTGTTCATAATGACGATGACGTCATCGTCTCCATGGCAAACGGAGAACCGGTTGAGTTATTGAATACGCTTGAAGAACACGCCGCCCGTTTTAAAGATGTCCGTATTCACCAAATGCATGCACAAAAAAAGCGGGCTTATATTGAAAATGAATATCCCGGGAGTCTTCGGCATGTGGCTTATTTTTTAAGCGGAGCATCAAGAGAAGCGTTTAACGAGGGGCGTTGTGATTTGGTTCCGAACCATTTCCATGATGTTCCACGGATCATGTGGGAAAGAACCAATCGCCAACTCGTGCTCGTCACGGCTTCTCCGATGGACGAAGATGGTTATTTTACCTTTGGAACCAACGCTGATTACGTGTCGGCATTGATCGGAAAAGCGCCTTTTTTTCTGGAAATAAATCAGCAAATGCCGAAAACCTACGGGCAAAATCGCATTCATGTGCATGATATTGAAGGCTATATTGAAGTGGACAGGCCCAATCATACGATTGTGCCCCGAGCGCCTTCTGAAAAAGATGAACAAATGGCTGCGCACATTGCCGAACTCATCCCAGACGGCGCCACGCTTCAGGTAGGCATCGGCGGCGTTCCAAATGCCATGATTCATTTTCTTAAAGCAAAAAGCGATTTGGGCATTCATACGGAGATGTTGACGGACGGCATTGTTGATTTAGTGGAAGCTGGGGCTGTGAGTGGTGCGCGGAAAGCAAATGATCCGGGAAAGGTTGTTGGAACGTTTGCATTAGGCACGCAAAGGCTGTACGATTTTGTCCATGAAAATGAAACCGTCAAAATGATGCCGGTCGATTATGTGAATGATCCGAAAGTAATTGGCCGTGAACAAACGATGATTTCCATTAACGCCACGACGGAAGTGGATTTTTTTGGCCAGTGTGCTTCCGAAACGATCAAAGGGCGGTATTATAGCTCCACCGGAGGGCAAACGGATTTTGCACAAGGTGCGGCATTTTCCCAATTCGGCAGAGGGTTTATTTGTTTGGCATCGACAACGCGGGATGAAAAAATTTCCCGGATTCGCCCTTCACTTACTCCGGGTTCAGCAGTGACGACATCGAAAAATGATGTGCACTATATCGTCACGGAATATGGAGCTGTTAACTTGAGGGGAAAAAGCATATCGGAAAGGACCGAGTTGCTCATCGGCATTGCCCATCCCAAATTTCGGGAGGAACTGACGCGTGAAGCCAGGGCTTTAAATATTATTTGA